A window of Acinetobacter sp. TR3 contains these coding sequences:
- the prmA gene encoding 50S ribosomal protein L11 methyltransferase, with amino-acid sequence MNWLQIHITVDQDQVELTETLLLSLGAVSVTLDDAEDQALLEPLPGETPLWNKVIVTGIYQQEEDDPIDVDTLEAFLKVQLPNVPMRHEYLENQVWERAWMDYYEPIQIGEKYWIVPEWLEPPEADATNIKLDPGLAFGTGNHASTFLCLQWLGKTDVKDKIVIDYGCGSGILGVAALLLGAKKVYATDIDPQAVLATKQNAELNGVLERLYVGLPEEFEQEFKQQQADILVANILAAPLMALAPEFSTLLKNEGEFALAGVIEEQVADVSSVYSEFFDVLQIEKREENWCRISGKRKTTI; translated from the coding sequence GTGAACTGGCTACAAATTCATATTACCGTTGATCAAGATCAAGTTGAGCTTACTGAAACACTGCTTCTCTCTCTAGGTGCTGTGAGTGTGACTTTGGATGATGCTGAAGATCAGGCACTTCTTGAACCATTACCGGGTGAAACGCCACTATGGAATAAAGTTATTGTTACTGGAATTTATCAACAAGAAGAAGATGATCCTATTGATGTTGATACCTTAGAGGCTTTCCTCAAAGTGCAACTCCCTAACGTTCCGATGCGTCATGAATATTTAGAAAATCAAGTATGGGAACGCGCATGGATGGACTATTACGAGCCAATCCAAATTGGCGAGAAATACTGGATCGTACCAGAGTGGTTAGAGCCACCTGAAGCTGATGCAACAAATATTAAACTTGATCCAGGTCTTGCTTTTGGTACGGGAAATCACGCAAGTACGTTCCTATGCTTACAATGGTTAGGCAAAACCGATGTAAAAGATAAAATCGTCATTGACTACGGCTGTGGTTCAGGCATTTTAGGCGTTGCAGCTTTACTGCTTGGTGCTAAAAAAGTTTATGCCACTGATATCGATCCTCAAGCAGTATTGGCTACAAAACAAAATGCAGAATTAAATGGTGTACTTGAGCGTCTTTATGTAGGATTACCTGAAGAGTTTGAGCAAGAATTCAAACAACAACAAGCGGACATACTTGTCGCGAATATTTTAGCGGCACCGCTAATGGCACTTGCGCCTGAATTCTCAACTTTATTGAAAAATGAGGGTGAATTCGCACTTGCTGGTGTAATCGAAGAGCAAGTTGCTGATGTTTCTAGTGTTTACTCTGAATTTTTTGATGTATTACAGATCGAAAAACGTGAAGAGAACTGGTGTCGCATCTCAGGAAAACGTAAAACAACAATTTGA
- a CDS encoding DUF3426 domain-containing protein produces MSEKQTRCPKCSTVYKVTLSQLSVAQGMVCCPKCIINFNALTNLIDSETADTTPTPPNRSLFSSIQPDSSFAEKQMQILSIFDQKIENSNIDLLTYLNNLNYFNTEPVTALPNLNLSEDNLLIDHEQNHKQHGWLYYTLWGLGNIALILVFAFQILWFNPKLMHDSPALNRIFNYACNVVTCKIKNEQYKFLSFEKVKIKRVGKDETSFTGVLVNRHKDSLVIPSIKVILKENGEVITDITLKPQDYLVDSLKSIQRIPTNSPFRFEFTVPKSKKSFDDYSLEIVQP; encoded by the coding sequence ATGAGTGAAAAACAAACCCGCTGCCCTAAATGCTCAACCGTGTATAAAGTAACCCTTTCACAACTTAGCGTTGCACAGGGCATGGTTTGTTGCCCAAAATGTATCATTAATTTTAATGCATTAACGAATCTAATCGATTCTGAAACGGCTGATACAACCCCAACACCACCAAATCGTTCATTATTTTCTTCGATTCAACCCGATAGTTCTTTTGCTGAGAAGCAAATGCAAATTTTGAGTATTTTTGATCAGAAAATTGAGAACTCAAATATTGATTTATTGACTTATTTAAATAATTTAAATTACTTTAATACTGAACCCGTTACAGCATTGCCTAATTTGAACTTATCAGAAGATAACTTATTAATTGACCATGAACAAAATCATAAACAACATGGCTGGCTTTATTACACATTGTGGGGATTAGGCAATATTGCATTAATTCTAGTTTTTGCTTTTCAGATTTTATGGTTCAATCCAAAACTCATGCATGATAGTCCAGCATTGAATCGCATCTTTAACTATGCCTGCAATGTAGTAACGTGCAAAATAAAAAATGAACAATATAAATTTCTTAGTTTTGAAAAAGTAAAAATTAAACGTGTAGGCAAAGATGAAACAAGCTTCACGGGTGTATTAGTAAACCGTCACAAAGATAGTCTTGTGATCCCCTCTATTAAAGTGATTCTAAAAGAAAATGGAGAAGTCATCACCGATATCACGCTAAAGCCACAAGATTATTTAGTGGATAGTTTAAAAAGCATCCAAAGAATCCCAACGAATAGCCCTTTTCGATTCGAATTTACAGTACCAAAGAGTAAAAAAAGCTTCGATGATTATAGTTTAGAAATTGTACAACCTTAA
- the fis gene encoding DNA-binding transcriptional regulator Fis produces the protein MNSKSPIFTAQSDVALRIHVDRAVRHYFAQLQGEQPSQVYDMVLAEMEKPLLSVVLEYTRGNQTRAAEILGLNRGTLRKKLKAHGLMSE, from the coding sequence ATGAATAGCAAATCTCCTATTTTTACGGCTCAATCTGATGTCGCTCTTCGCATCCATGTAGATCGCGCAGTTCGTCATTATTTTGCACAATTGCAAGGTGAGCAACCATCTCAAGTTTATGACATGGTTTTAGCAGAAATGGAGAAACCTCTTTTATCTGTGGTCTTAGAATACACTCGTGGCAATCAAACGCGCGCTGCTGAGATTTTAGGCCTTAACCGCGGAACTTTACGTAAAAAGTTAAAAGCTCACGGTTTAATGAGTGAATAA
- the purH gene encoding bifunctional phosphoribosylaminoimidazolecarboxamide formyltransferase/IMP cyclohydrolase, with amino-acid sequence MTIKRALISVSDKTGIVEFAQNLAGLGVEILSTGGTYKLLKDNNIAVVEVSEHTGFPEMMDGRVKTLHPKIHGGILARRGLDEAVMQEHNIDAIDLVVVNLYPFAATVAKPNCSLADAIENIDIGGPTMVRAAAKNHASVGIIVNASDYDLVVAELKDNGALSYETRFDLAVKAFEHTAQYDGMIASYLGARVGKAEGEADLFPRTFNTQLNKAQDLRYGENPHQNAAFYVEANAKEASVSTAKQLQGKELSYNNIADTDAALECVKSFAKPACVIVKHANPCGVAVSLDGIQAAYDLAYATDPESAFGGIIAFNRELDVATAQAIVDRQFVEVIIAPSIAEGVLEVTAAKKNVRVLVCGELPAIDARAAQLDYKRVNGGLLVQDQDLGMITKDDLKVVTKRAPTEQEIDDLIFAWKVAKYVKSNAIVYAKNRQTIGVGAGQMSRVNSARIAAIKAEHAGLVVEGAVMASDAFFPFRDGIDNAAKAGIKCIIQPGGSMRDEETIAAADEAGIAMVFTGMRHFRH; translated from the coding sequence ATGACTATCAAACGTGCTTTAATCTCTGTTTCCGACAAAACTGGAATCGTTGAATTTGCTCAAAACCTTGCTGGATTAGGGGTAGAAATCTTATCTACGGGCGGTACATACAAGTTGCTTAAAGACAACAATATCGCTGTAGTAGAAGTTTCTGAACATACAGGTTTTCCAGAAATGATGGATGGTCGTGTTAAGACACTACATCCAAAAATTCATGGTGGTATCTTGGCGCGTCGCGGTCTAGACGAAGCTGTGATGCAAGAACACAATATCGATGCAATTGATCTTGTCGTAGTAAACCTTTATCCATTTGCTGCAACAGTTGCTAAACCAAACTGCTCACTCGCTGATGCGATTGAAAACATCGACATTGGTGGTCCAACAATGGTGCGTGCAGCAGCGAAGAACCATGCTTCTGTGGGTATCATTGTAAATGCTTCTGACTATGATTTAGTCGTTGCTGAATTAAAAGATAATGGTGCACTTTCTTACGAGACTCGTTTCGACTTAGCGGTAAAAGCGTTTGAGCACACAGCACAATATGATGGCATGATTGCATCTTATCTTGGTGCTCGTGTTGGCAAAGCTGAGGGTGAAGCAGATTTATTCCCTCGTACGTTCAATACCCAACTGAATAAAGCTCAAGATTTGCGTTATGGTGAGAACCCTCATCAAAATGCAGCATTCTATGTTGAAGCAAATGCTAAAGAAGCATCAGTTTCAACTGCGAAACAATTACAAGGCAAAGAATTGTCTTATAACAATATTGCAGATACAGATGCGGCACTTGAGTGTGTTAAATCATTTGCAAAACCTGCTTGTGTCATCGTTAAACATGCAAACCCATGTGGTGTTGCAGTTTCATTAGATGGTATCCAAGCGGCTTATGATCTTGCTTATGCAACTGATCCTGAATCTGCGTTTGGTGGCATCATTGCATTCAACCGTGAATTAGACGTTGCAACTGCACAGGCCATTGTGGATCGACAATTTGTTGAAGTGATTATTGCACCAAGTATTGCTGAAGGCGTACTTGAAGTTACTGCCGCGAAAAAGAATGTACGCGTGTTAGTGTGTGGTGAACTTCCTGCGATTGATGCTCGTGCTGCGCAACTTGACTATAAACGCGTGAATGGTGGTTTGTTAGTTCAAGATCAAGACTTAGGTATGATCACCAAAGATGATCTTAAAGTAGTAACTAAACGCGCACCAACTGAACAAGAAATTGATGATCTTATCTTTGCTTGGAAAGTAGCAAAATATGTGAAATCAAATGCGATTGTTTATGCTAAAAATCGTCAAACGATTGGTGTAGGCGCAGGTCAAATGAGCCGCGTAAATTCTGCTCGTATTGCTGCAATCAAAGCTGAACATGCTGGCTTAGTGGTTGAAGGTGCGGTCATGGCATCTGATGCATTCTTCCCATTCCGTGATGGTATTGATAATGCGGCTAAAGCTGGCATTAAATGTATTATCCAACCGGGTGGTTCTATGCGCGATGAAGAAACAATTGCAGCCGCTGATGAAGCTGGTATTGCAATGGTGTTCACGGGTATGCGTCACTTCCGTCACTAA